TCTATGCCGTTTTCCACATCAGTTTGACTTAGCCCTGTAAGCTCTTTGCAGTAATCAGATAAAAGCGGCTCTATTGTGGGCTTTACTACTGCTGAAAATTTGCCGATTTCTTTTAAATCTTTTCCGGTTGCCACAGCCCCTATTTCAATTATTTCAGCATGGGGTTGTTTGTATTTCTCATTTTTGTCCCAACAAGTAGCTTCAAAATCAACGAATATTAACATATATTTTTTTCTCTTTTGTATACTCTGTGCAGCTTAAAGTAAAAATATCCGTAAAAGAGTATTATTATAGGAAATACTAGCCAGGAAAAGCCTCGGCACATTGCAAAAGGAGTTTCAAACATAAACGCTTTCCAGAATCTCATACCTGTCATATCCCAAAGTCCCGGCGTATAATACAACTCTTGCGGATACAAGAAAGCCCGAAGGTTTATATACCCGTTATTGATAAACACTATTGTTATCGAGATGTATGCCAGTACCAAAGTCAGCCACACATCAGCCATTCTCTTATATTTTTCTGCTTTGGAGGGGGTATCAGAAAATATATCATCAGCCTCAGAACAGTTTGTTTTTTTGAAATACTGTACACCTGAATACTTAGTCCCTTTGATATGCATCCAACCGCTGTCTTCAAACATTAGCAGATAATCCTGGAAATCATTTCGTGACTTAAAATGCCTGTAGTCGGATTTTATAATTACGTTAGGATTGCTTTGCTCTATAAAATAATATGTACTGCCGGTAGAATGTACAAGTTCTTTTCCTTCCTTGAGCATTTGATTTATCCATTTTTCTTCTTTTACAGGATCCATAAAAAACTTTCTAATTTTCATTATTAAAAATCACTTCCTTAAGTTATCTTATAACCATATTTTCCTGCTACGCTTATAATGTGTGCCAGCCTGTTTGTTTCCTGCTGCAATACCATTTTCCCAAGCCAAGTAATCTCATAAACCTT
This genomic stretch from Ruminiclostridium cellulolyticum H10 harbors:
- a CDS encoding DUF2812 domain-containing protein, yielding MKIRKFFMDPVKEEKWINQMLKEGKELVHSTGSTYYFIEQSNPNVIIKSDYRHFKSRNDFQDYLLMFEDSGWMHIKGTKYSGVQYFKKTNCSEADDIFSDTPSKAEKYKRMADVWLTLVLAYISITIVFINNGYINLRAFLYPQELYYTPGLWDMTGMRFWKAFMFETPFAMCRGFSWLVFPIIILFYGYFYFKLHRVYKREKNIC